A genomic stretch from Sulfurimonas sediminis includes:
- a CDS encoding menaquinone biosynthesis decarboxylase, whose product MQKTIKLLQKNDELTIIDTELDIYLEIPHLAYAEVKKEEGGKALLFTKVVDKKNGKKFEEPVMMNLFGSYRRCELLFGRTIESVADEITKLLHMKPPVGFKEKISMASELFSLKNIFPKRLKGEGECQQIKYLKDEIDLYKLPVLTTWEQDGGPFITMGQVYTQSLDGEMVNLGMYRLQVYDKNHLGMHWQIHKDSSHFFDQYQKAGKKMPVSIAVGGDPLYTWCATAPLPYGVNELLMYGLITKKPAQLVKSLTTPLYIPKDVDYVIEGWVDPDNLKIEGPFGDHTGYYTLEEPYPVMEVSAITMKQKRTFLATVVGKPPLEDKYMGWVTGKIFFPLLKTTAPDLLDYHMPENAGFHNLILAKMQPLYKGHAKQFMHAFWGAGQMSFVKHAIFVDEKAPKLENYEAFATYVLNRFTPKSMFITEGILDALDHSSPETLVGGKLGIDATGANSVEAPQLLGDAELLSRVKELIPDVVDLHQFMQRTNNPVTVISVEKKRNVKEYFDDLLVLSTHVRVVVFVDAEKNDIRNSYMLIWRVTNNMDALRDVYTSGLMVGIDGTNKNSLDNFTREWPDDVECTQSVVAKLKEKGVWSLDEKLSGKFQL is encoded by the coding sequence ATGCAAAAAACGATAAAACTTTTACAAAAAAATGATGAACTCACAATAATAGATACTGAACTCGATATATATCTTGAAATTCCGCATCTGGCATATGCCGAAGTAAAAAAAGAAGAGGGTGGCAAAGCACTGCTTTTTACCAAGGTTGTTGATAAAAAAAACGGTAAAAAATTTGAAGAACCGGTCATGATGAATCTTTTTGGATCTTATAGGCGTTGTGAACTGCTCTTTGGACGAACAATTGAGTCTGTGGCAGATGAAATTACAAAACTGCTGCATATGAAACCGCCCGTAGGCTTCAAAGAGAAAATTTCTATGGCAAGTGAACTTTTTTCACTCAAAAATATTTTTCCAAAACGTCTCAAAGGCGAGGGAGAATGCCAGCAGATAAAATATTTAAAAGATGAAATAGATTTATATAAATTACCGGTCCTGACAACCTGGGAACAAGACGGCGGACCTTTTATTACAATGGGGCAGGTCTATACACAAAGTCTTGACGGCGAAATGGTAAACCTTGGGATGTACAGGTTACAGGTATATGATAAAAATCATTTGGGCATGCACTGGCAGATACATAAGGATTCTTCACACTTTTTTGATCAGTATCAAAAAGCCGGAAAAAAAATGCCTGTAAGTATAGCTGTTGGAGGGGATCCTCTGTATACCTGGTGCGCAACGGCACCGCTTCCTTATGGCGTGAATGAGCTTTTGATGTATGGACTGATTACTAAAAAGCCTGCACAGCTTGTAAAATCTTTGACAACACCTTTGTATATTCCAAAAGATGTGGATTATGTAATAGAGGGCTGGGTTGATCCTGATAATTTGAAAATTGAAGGTCCGTTTGGTGACCATACGGGATACTACACTTTGGAAGAGCCCTATCCTGTGATGGAAGTTTCAGCGATAACGATGAAGCAAAAAAGAACTTTTCTAGCTACCGTTGTCGGAAAACCACCGCTTGAAGACAAATATATGGGCTGGGTAACAGGAAAAATTTTCTTTCCTTTGCTCAAAACAACTGCTCCTGATTTGCTGGATTATCATATGCCTGAAAATGCAGGTTTTCACAACCTGATACTTGCAAAAATGCAGCCACTTTACAAAGGACATGCAAAACAGTTTATGCACGCTTTTTGGGGTGCCGGACAGATGAGCTTTGTAAAACATGCCATTTTTGTTGATGAAAAAGCACCAAAACTGGAGAATTATGAAGCTTTTGCCACATATGTTCTGAATCGTTTTACTCCTAAATCTATGTTTATTACAGAAGGTATCCTGGATGCGCTTGATCACTCATCTCCCGAGACTCTGGTGGGCGGAAAGCTTGGCATAGATGCTACAGGCGCAAACAGTGTTGAAGCTCCTCAGCTTTTGGGAGATGCAGAACTTCTCAGCAGAGTAAAAGAGCTCATTCCCGATGTTGTAGATTTGCATCAGTTTATGCAACGCACAAACAATCCTGTTACGGTCATCAGTGTGGAGAAAAAAAGAAATGTCAAAGAGTATTTCGATGATTTGCTGGTACTGAGTACACATGTAAGAGTGGTTGTATTCGTTGATGCTGAAAAAAATGACATACGGAACTCTTATATGCTGATTTGGCGTGTCACGAACAATATGGATGCACTGCGTGATGTATATACATCAGGACTCATGGTAGGTATTGACGGTACAAATAAAAATTCGTTGGATAATTTTACAAGAGAATGGCCTGATGATGTCGAGTGTACACAGAGTGTTGTTGCAAAGTTAAAAGAAAAAGGAGTCTGGAGTCTGGACGAAAAACTCTCCGGTAAGTTTCAATTATAG
- a CDS encoding cytochrome C, whose translation MKKILLIALSLAFFTLSSSNAAIYKGQRIFIKKCLKCHDSGQNFIAKYKMKKWKKLMRKKGKALAEIHLKSEKAKKSWKYFKSKKYARKSKHLKQFLVEYAKDSGNVPACN comes from the coding sequence ATGAAAAAAATTTTATTAATTGCACTTTCTTTGGCTTTTTTTACGCTTTCTTCGTCAAATGCTGCTATTTATAAAGGGCAACGTATTTTTATAAAAAAATGTTTAAAATGTCATGACTCCGGACAGAATTTTATTGCAAAATATAAAATGAAAAAATGGAAGAAGCTTATGCGAAAGAAAGGCAAAGCTTTGGCAGAAATCCACCTGAAAAGTGAAAAAGCCAAAAAATCATGGAAATATTTTAAGAGTAAAAAATATGCCAGAAAATCAAAACATCTCAAACAGTTTTTAGTGGAATATGCCAAAGACAGCGGGAATGTCCCTGCCTGTAACTAG
- the argH gene encoding argininosuccinate lyase, which translates to MEKMWSGRFSASASNLLDQFNASIMYDRKLYREDIEGSLAHARMLEKQGILTQDELKQIQDGLAQVKKEIESGEFEWNISDEDLHMGIEKRLTQIIGDTGKKLHTARSRNDQVAVDFRRYVLRKNLEIAKLVKLLMKEIIGVAQKHTETLLPGMTHLQHAQPINFAFHLGAYLAMFQRDIERFESSYERNNVSPLGCAALAGTPHNIDRQYSAELLGFERVSVNCLDTVSDRDFALEILFNISTMMMHISRLSEELVLWSSYEFGFIELSDEYSTGSSIMPQKKNPDVPELLRGKTGRVYGALVGLLTVMKGLPLAYNKDTQEDKEGVFDAVETAEISLEILKEAIKTMQVKPQNMHSACKVGHLSATDLADYLVEKCNIPFREAHFITGKAVAKSEELGIDLSEIELKYLQEIDERISEDVLDFLVLENSMNARKSQGGTATQRTQEQLDYFKKYLEEQ; encoded by the coding sequence ATGGAAAAAATGTGGTCAGGCCGTTTTTCGGCATCTGCTTCAAATCTTTTAGATCAATTTAATGCATCAATTATGTATGACAGAAAGTTATACCGTGAAGATATAGAGGGCTCACTGGCACATGCCCGGATGCTTGAAAAACAGGGTATATTAACGCAAGATGAGCTGAAACAGATTCAAGACGGTTTGGCTCAGGTGAAAAAAGAGATTGAGTCAGGTGAATTTGAATGGAACATTTCTGATGAAGATTTGCATATGGGCATAGAAAAACGCCTGACGCAAATTATAGGAGATACGGGGAAGAAACTGCATACGGCAAGAAGCAGGAATGATCAGGTTGCAGTTGACTTTCGTCGCTATGTTCTGCGAAAAAATTTGGAAATTGCAAAACTTGTGAAACTTTTAATGAAAGAGATTATTGGTGTTGCGCAAAAACATACAGAGACACTTTTACCCGGTATGACACATTTACAACATGCGCAGCCTATTAATTTTGCTTTTCATCTAGGCGCATACCTTGCCATGTTTCAACGCGATATTGAGCGGTTTGAAAGTTCGTATGAGCGAAACAATGTGTCACCGCTTGGATGTGCCGCTCTTGCAGGGACACCGCATAATATTGACAGACAATACAGCGCAGAGCTTTTGGGTTTTGAACGTGTAAGTGTCAACTGTCTCGATACCGTGAGTGACAGAGATTTTGCTCTTGAAATTCTTTTTAATATATCGACGATGATGATGCATATTTCCCGCTTGAGCGAAGAGTTGGTGCTTTGGTCTTCTTATGAGTTCGGGTTTATAGAACTGAGTGATGAGTATTCCACAGGAAGCTCAATAATGCCGCAAAAGAAAAACCCGGATGTTCCAGAACTGCTCCGTGGAAAAACAGGGCGTGTTTACGGTGCGCTGGTCGGACTTCTGACTGTTATGAAAGGTCTGCCACTTGCCTATAACAAAGACACACAAGAAGACAAAGAGGGTGTTTTTGATGCAGTCGAGACAGCAGAAATCTCCTTGGAAATTTTAAAAGAGGCGATAAAAACTATGCAGGTGAAACCGCAAAACATGCATTCTGCCTGTAAGGTCGGGCATCTTTCGGCAACGGATTTAGCTGACTATTTGGTTGAAAAGTGTAATATTCCGTTTCGTGAAGCCCACTTTATTACAGGAAAAGCAGTGGCAAAAAGTGAAGAACTTGGTATTGATTTGAGTGAAATTGAATTAAAATATTTGCAGGAAATTGATGAAAGAATTTCTGAAGATGTTCTTGATTTCCTTGTACTGGAAAATTCTATGAATGCCAGAAAATCCCAAGGCGGTACGGCAACGCAAAGAACACAGGAACAACTGGACTATTTTAAAAAATATTTAGAGGAGCAATAA
- a CDS encoding OsmC family protein — protein MKVSVSHKEGMKFEAKTEKSSFIIDCPVISPVEYFLAGIITCSATDLILIPKNQGKTVTDLIVDGDVVRAEDHPRKFVKLHLTYSFNSDADDVTAARWVMASVETYCSTINTIRDTTEISYSITHNGKLIRENEKMISGGGAKIDMGEIESCPS, from the coding sequence ATGAAAGTAAGCGTATCACACAAAGAAGGAATGAAATTTGAGGCAAAAACCGAGAAAAGCAGTTTTATTATAGACTGTCCGGTAATTTCACCTGTTGAGTATTTTTTAGCAGGTATCATTACATGTAGTGCAACTGACTTGATATTGATTCCGAAAAATCAGGGAAAAACAGTGACTGACTTGATAGTAGACGGTGATGTTGTTCGTGCGGAGGATCATCCTCGTAAATTTGTAAAATTGCATTTGACCTACAGTTTTAACTCAGACGCAGATGACGTAACAGCTGCAAGATGGGTAATGGCTTCGGTTGAGACATACTGTTCTACGATTAATACCATTAGAGATACTACAGAAATTTCTTATTCTATAACGCATAACGGGAAACTTATTCGTGAAAATGAAAAAATGATTAGTGGTGGCGGAGCGAAAATAGATATGGGCGAAATCGAGTCTTGCCCAAGCTAG
- a CDS encoding histidine triad nucleotide-binding protein, giving the protein MCLFCKIVNKEIPANIVLENENFLAFHDINPKAPVHILAIPKLHVDSFNEVTGETMAKMTEFIQEIVKEVKIETSGYRVITNVGDNGGQEVKHLHFHILGGAKLKWGHFSDADPKDFL; this is encoded by the coding sequence ATGTGTCTGTTTTGTAAAATCGTCAATAAAGAAATACCCGCAAATATTGTTTTGGAGAATGAAAATTTTTTAGCTTTTCATGACATCAATCCTAAAGCGCCTGTGCATATTTTAGCAATACCAAAGTTACATGTAGACAGCTTTAACGAAGTAACAGGTGAGACTATGGCAAAGATGACAGAGTTTATTCAGGAAATTGTCAAAGAGGTTAAAATTGAGACCTCAGGATACAGAGTCATTACAAATGTAGGCGATAACGGCGGACAGGAAGTCAAACATTTGCATTTTCATATTCTAGGTGGGGCAAAACTCAAATGGGGCCATTTCAGTGATGCAGATCCAAAAGATTTTTTATAG
- the pheS gene encoding phenylalanine--tRNA ligase subunit alpha, giving the protein MKEWYDKIKEAPSVEALEEIRIAVFGKKGILAAEFAKMKDAPNEQKSQIAKDLNKHKSALMNEFTAKKIALQTQELQRAMKEEAIDVSMFSAKSSAGALHPVMETMDRIVEYFSCMNFAVKTGQIVEDDFHNFEALNLPKYHPARDMQDTFYFKDEMLLRTHTSPVQIRTMLESKPPIRMIAPGAVFRRDYDLTHTPMFHQVEGLLVDEEGKVSFANLKFILEDFLKYMFGDVKVRFRPSFFPFTEPSAEVDISCVFCQGEGCRVCSHTGWLEVLGCGIVDENVFEAVNYKNVSGYAFGLGVERFAMLIHHIGDLRSLFEGDIKLLEQFQ; this is encoded by the coding sequence TTGAAAGAGTGGTATGATAAAATAAAAGAAGCACCAAGTGTAGAAGCTTTAGAAGAGATTCGCATTGCTGTCTTTGGAAAAAAAGGCATTTTAGCTGCTGAATTTGCTAAAATGAAAGATGCTCCCAATGAGCAAAAGTCTCAAATCGCAAAAGATTTAAATAAGCACAAAAGTGCATTGATGAACGAATTTACTGCAAAAAAAATTGCCTTGCAGACGCAAGAGTTGCAACGTGCTATGAAAGAAGAGGCCATAGATGTGTCAATGTTTAGTGCAAAATCTTCTGCCGGTGCACTTCATCCTGTGATGGAAACAATGGACAGAATTGTAGAATATTTTTCATGTATGAATTTTGCCGTAAAAACAGGACAGATTGTTGAAGATGATTTTCACAACTTTGAAGCACTCAACCTTCCAAAATACCATCCGGCACGAGATATGCAGGACACATTTTATTTTAAAGACGAAATGCTTTTACGCACGCATACTTCGCCTGTACAAATCAGAACAATGCTGGAGTCAAAACCGCCTATTCGTATGATAGCACCGGGTGCGGTTTTTCGCCGTGATTATGACTTGACGCATACACCGATGTTCCATCAGGTTGAGGGATTGCTTGTTGATGAAGAGGGAAAAGTCTCTTTTGCCAATTTAAAGTTCATTTTGGAAGATTTTTTAAAGTATATGTTTGGTGATGTGAAGGTTCGTTTCCGTCCTTCGTTTTTTCCTTTTACGGAACCTTCTGCGGAAGTAGATATCTCCTGTGTATTTTGTCAGGGTGAAGGCTGCCGTGTCTGCTCTCATACGGGATGGCTTGAAGTGCTCGGCTGCGGTATTGTGGATGAAAATGTATTTGAAGCGGTCAATTACAAAAATGTCAGCGGATATGCTTTTGGTTTGGGAGTAGAGCGTTTTGCAATGCTGATTCATCACATAGGTGACCTTCGCTCACTTTTTGAGGGAGATATTAAGTTACTGGAGCAGTTTCAATGA
- the pheT gene encoding phenylalanine--tRNA ligase subunit beta, translating to MIVTKSWLNEWIDLEGISTKELADTFNAIGLEVDRIHEYRVPAKIVFGKVLECEKHPDADKLNICQVDIGSCVRQIVCGASNVRAGLHVVVATIGAVMPSGLAIKPVKLRGVDSEGMICSASEIGLPDLGKGIMELDESIGSFLLGQEVNENPLFNDDLIEIELTANRGDCLSIRGVARDLSAAFDRPVKEYEQTDNDEKRGIGRILSLTHEKDLDVNLRYKAIDLKALVLPFVVKLRLGQIEESRKSDIEAMTLYVTHATGVILRAYRHDFFTKDDEPMAKIVLGEDENGYACIKTQEGQIASIVGIIQKDESKVTKNEGIVLLEASYIPPDIISKKMAEKKIESGPMFYKTSRGSEPELNGGLSYCIDLIESNSVSSTFSGSIELSTSFREKNVIVTKQEIDEIIGANIDKIVITKILKNLGFDVSKSSVDKFVISIPQFRHDITNKQDIVEEIVRMVGIDNIPSKPFLLKEENRLEDNYFEYKKRSVFRHRCAQSGFFESVHFVFDEKKILESYGFETTKKELELLNPIVQTLDTLRPTLLTGLLKAASSNIKNGYASVRLFEIGSVFTPTREESYKMSFVFSGDKENENLANSGKPEKVDFAFFVQKIADVVGDIELREYRTKHTLSHTYQSAEVLLNNTVIGELFRVHPEVENAYDLYRTYMCELDLHKIPYALKTAQQRSKYQASFRDLSIIMPKDMSYERVKDVIHTHARKEVVRFYPVDKYSDESLGDNISLSLRFVLQSDEKTLEEEDITAAMDSILDALNKKLGIGLR from the coding sequence ATGATAGTTACGAAGAGTTGGTTAAACGAATGGATTGATCTGGAAGGAATTTCGACAAAGGAACTCGCCGATACTTTTAACGCTATCGGTCTCGAGGTTGACAGAATTCACGAATATCGTGTGCCTGCAAAAATAGTTTTTGGAAAAGTTTTAGAGTGTGAAAAACATCCCGACGCAGACAAACTCAATATTTGCCAGGTAGATATTGGTTCATGTGTACGTCAAATTGTATGCGGTGCTTCAAATGTAAGAGCAGGGTTACATGTAGTCGTAGCAACGATCGGGGCGGTAATGCCCTCTGGACTTGCAATAAAACCTGTCAAACTGCGAGGAGTAGATTCCGAGGGAATGATATGTTCGGCATCAGAAATCGGTTTGCCTGATTTGGGCAAAGGCATTATGGAATTAGATGAAAGTATAGGAAGCTTTTTGCTTGGACAGGAAGTCAACGAAAACCCTCTTTTCAATGATGATTTGATTGAAATAGAATTGACGGCAAACCGTGGAGACTGTTTAAGTATTCGTGGCGTTGCGAGAGACTTGAGCGCTGCCTTTGACAGACCCGTGAAAGAGTACGAACAAACTGACAATGATGAAAAAAGAGGAATAGGACGTATTCTCTCTTTGACACATGAAAAAGATTTGGATGTAAATTTACGCTACAAAGCCATAGATTTAAAAGCATTGGTTCTGCCTTTTGTTGTCAAACTCCGTCTTGGACAGATAGAAGAGTCCCGAAAGTCTGATATTGAAGCAATGACACTTTACGTGACGCATGCTACAGGTGTGATTTTGAGAGCCTACAGACATGACTTTTTTACAAAAGATGATGAACCGATGGCAAAGATTGTTCTTGGCGAAGATGAAAACGGATATGCCTGTATCAAAACACAGGAGGGGCAAATTGCCTCCATAGTCGGTATTATTCAAAAAGATGAATCCAAAGTGACAAAAAACGAGGGAATTGTTCTTTTGGAAGCCAGTTATATCCCGCCGGATATTATTTCTAAAAAAATGGCCGAGAAAAAAATCGAATCAGGTCCAATGTTTTACAAAACATCACGGGGCAGTGAGCCAGAGTTGAATGGCGGACTTTCATACTGTATTGACCTGATAGAATCAAACTCTGTTTCATCAACATTCAGCGGCAGTATAGAGTTGTCTACGTCGTTCAGAGAAAAGAATGTGATTGTCACAAAGCAGGAAATTGATGAAATAATTGGCGCAAATATTGACAAAATCGTTATTACAAAGATTTTGAAAAATTTAGGTTTTGATGTTTCCAAGTCATCAGTTGACAAGTTTGTGATCTCCATACCGCAGTTTCGTCACGATATTACAAACAAGCAGGATATTGTAGAAGAAATTGTACGGATGGTCGGGATTGACAACATTCCTTCCAAGCCCTTTCTTCTAAAAGAAGAAAACAGACTTGAAGACAACTATTTTGAATACAAAAAGCGTTCTGTTTTCAGACACAGATGTGCCCAGAGCGGATTTTTTGAATCTGTTCATTTTGTTTTTGATGAGAAAAAGATTTTAGAGTCCTATGGATTTGAAACAACAAAAAAAGAGCTCGAACTTTTAAACCCGATTGTGCAGACTTTAGACACGCTGCGTCCGACACTTTTAACAGGTCTGCTCAAAGCAGCATCCTCAAATATCAAAAACGGTTATGCTTCTGTCAGGCTCTTTGAAATAGGTTCTGTTTTTACACCGACAAGGGAAGAGTCCTACAAAATGTCATTTGTTTTCAGTGGGGATAAAGAGAATGAAAATCTTGCCAACAGCGGTAAGCCTGAAAAAGTCGATTTTGCCTTTTTTGTACAGAAAATAGCGGATGTAGTTGGCGATATAGAGTTGCGTGAGTACAGGACAAAACATACTCTCTCACATACCTATCAGTCAGCAGAGGTTTTGTTGAACAATACAGTGATCGGAGAACTTTTCAGAGTGCATCCGGAAGTTGAAAATGCCTATGACCTGTATAGAACCTATATGTGTGAACTTGATTTGCATAAAATTCCTTACGCACTTAAAACCGCACAGCAGAGATCAAAATATCAGGCCTCTTTTAGAGATTTGAGCATCATCATGCCAAAAGATATGAGTTATGAGAGAGTCAAAGATGTTATTCATACACATGCACGCAAAGAAGTTGTGCGCTTTTATCCTGTGGACAAATACAGTGATGAATCATTGGGTGACAATATCAGCCTTTCGCTGCGCTTTGTACTGCAGTCTGATGAAAAGACTTTGGAAGAAGAAGATATCACAGCGGCAATGGACTCTATCCTTGATGCATTAAACAAGAAACTTGGAATCGGTCTGCGATGA
- the aroA gene encoding 3-phosphoshikimate 1-carboxyvinyltransferase: MSRVVVSPAESFSLNISEIAPDKSISHRSVMFAMLSKGVSEIENFLRAEDTMNSLKIVKNLGANVEDDGKIIKISSNGIQEPFEILDCGNSGTGMRLFCGLLSSANGHFVLTGDKYLRRRPMKRVTEPLMSIGAKLDGRRNGDLAPLSIRGASLKAFEYESKIASAQVKSAMILAALRADGVCTYTEPELSRDHTERMLKGMGADIKVDGLTTTVTPLKELLEPLKIRVPADPSSAFFFAVAAAIVPGSEVTLECVTLNPTRIEAFKALERMGADISYELTDDRYEPVGNIHVKYAPLQGIVIEENISWLIDELPALSIAMATAEGESIVKNAKELRVKESDRISTVVEGLRACGIEVDEYEDGYRITGGALKKAEVESDGDHRIAMSFIIAGLKCGMKVSDLECINTSFPNFFELLSKISKAEFTE, encoded by the coding sequence ATGAGTAGGGTAGTTGTTTCTCCTGCTGAGTCTTTTTCTCTGAATATTTCAGAAATTGCTCCGGACAAGTCCATTTCACACCGAAGTGTTATGTTTGCAATGCTAAGCAAAGGTGTCAGTGAGATAGAAAATTTTTTACGGGCCGAAGATACGATGAACTCTTTGAAAATTGTAAAAAATCTTGGTGCAAATGTCGAAGATGACGGAAAAATCATTAAAATATCCTCAAACGGCATACAGGAGCCGTTTGAAATACTTGACTGCGGTAATTCCGGAACAGGTATGCGCCTTTTTTGCGGACTGTTGAGTTCTGCAAACGGGCATTTTGTTCTCACGGGAGACAAATATCTTCGCCGCCGCCCTATGAAACGTGTTACGGAGCCGTTGATGAGCATCGGTGCAAAACTTGACGGCAGAAGAAACGGGGATTTGGCACCGCTCTCAATTCGCGGTGCTTCTTTGAAAGCTTTTGAATATGAGAGTAAAATTGCCTCAGCGCAGGTAAAAAGTGCAATGATTCTGGCAGCACTGCGTGCAGACGGTGTGTGCACCTATACAGAACCTGAACTTTCACGCGATCATACAGAACGAATGCTCAAAGGTATGGGTGCAGATATCAAAGTAGATGGCTTGACAACGACTGTTACGCCGTTAAAAGAACTGCTTGAACCTTTAAAAATCCGAGTTCCTGCTGATCCTTCTTCTGCTTTTTTCTTTGCCGTTGCAGCTGCGATTGTTCCCGGTTCTGAGGTAACTCTTGAATGTGTTACACTAAATCCTACAAGAATAGAGGCTTTTAAGGCATTAGAACGTATGGGAGCGGATATCTCTTACGAATTAACTGATGACAGGTATGAACCTGTTGGAAATATACATGTAAAGTATGCGCCTTTGCAAGGAATCGTCATTGAGGAGAATATCTCATGGTTGATTGATGAACTGCCGGCACTCTCCATAGCTATGGCAACTGCCGAGGGTGAGAGTATAGTCAAAAATGCCAAAGAGTTGCGGGTAAAAGAGTCTGACAGAATTTCTACGGTTGTTGAAGGTCTGAGAGCCTGCGGTATCGAAGTAGATGAGTATGAAGACGGGTACAGAATCACTGGCGGAGCGTTGAAAAAAGCCGAGGTTGAGAGTGACGGAGACCACAGGATTGCTATGAGTTTTATTATTGCAGGATTGAAATGCGGGATGAAAGTGAGTGATTTGGAGTGTATAAACACCTCTTTTCCTAACTTTTTTGAACTTTTAAGCAAAATAAGTAAAGCGGAGTTTACAGAATGA
- a CDS encoding 4-hydroxy-3-methylbut-2-enyl diphosphate reductase — protein MKIELAENYGFCFGVKRAIKIAEENTNAATYGPLIHNSKEIARLDKDFKVGLVEDFQTFKPGDKAIVRTHGIVKDELAQLKENGIEVVDATCPFVTKPQEIAQEMSEKGYDVVIFGDESHPEIKGVKSYATHGATVVTSVEELHDLKFHERIALIAQTTRKVEDYMEIANYLIPRHKEVRIFNTICNATFENQEAVRKLSKKADVMIIIGGKNSSNTKQLFNISYENCPNSYHIEDENELESEWFLNKKHCGVTAGASTPDWIIQNVINSIEKSIN, from the coding sequence ATGAAGATAGAGCTTGCAGAAAACTACGGTTTTTGTTTCGGTGTGAAGCGGGCGATTAAAATTGCAGAAGAAAATACAAATGCAGCAACCTATGGGCCGTTGATTCACAACTCTAAAGAGATAGCAAGACTGGACAAAGATTTTAAAGTAGGTCTTGTTGAAGATTTTCAAACATTCAAGCCGGGAGATAAAGCAATCGTTCGGACACACGGTATAGTCAAAGATGAACTTGCACAGCTCAAAGAAAATGGTATTGAAGTGGTGGATGCTACCTGTCCGTTTGTGACAAAGCCCCAGGAGATAGCACAGGAGATGAGTGAAAAAGGGTATGATGTTGTCATTTTCGGAGACGAATCACATCCTGAAATAAAAGGGGTAAAGTCATACGCAACACACGGTGCAACGGTTGTTACAAGCGTAGAAGAGTTGCATGATCTGAAGTTTCATGAACGCATAGCACTGATTGCCCAGACAACAAGAAAAGTCGAAGACTATATGGAGATTGCGAATTATCTGATTCCCCGCCACAAAGAGGTACGTATTTTTAACACGATATGCAATGCAACATTTGAAAATCAGGAAGCTGTGAGAAAACTCTCCAAAAAAGCAGATGTCATGATAATCATCGGCGGAAAAAACTCATCAAACACCAAACAGCTTTTCAATATATCTTATGAAAACTGTCCAAACAGTTATCATATTGAAGATGAAAACGAACTAGAGAGCGAATGGTTTCTAAATAAAAAACATTGTGGTGTTACTGCAGGTGCCTCCACTCCGGACTGGATTATACAAAATGTTATCAATTCGATTGAAAAAAGTATAAATTAA